Proteins encoded in a region of the Synechococcus sp. UW179A genome:
- a CDS encoding lipoate--protein ligase family protein, with protein sequence MTLPASCRSKPSRQGRLLPNLTLNGAEQMALDALLLEQCWTNGQNQPILRFYGWKRPSLSLGKHQQEIPDLWLSLARTGQLDLLRRPSGGGAVLHAGGLTYALVWPEAPRRKREAYLQVNRWITAGFAQLGVSLHPGDSPAEAGGINCFAHSTTADLVDKHGTKRIGSAQFWQHGHLLQHGEIPLIPPAGLWQAVFGADPPQWLPAVPDVSAVETTLISSFGLGLSTEDWTDQPLSVEECTLMHQGAQHYRLDPSEL encoded by the coding sequence ATGACGCTGCCAGCATCCTGCCGCTCCAAGCCTTCACGCCAAGGTCGCCTCCTGCCAAACCTCACGCTCAACGGTGCCGAGCAGATGGCCTTGGATGCCCTGCTGCTTGAACAGTGTTGGACCAATGGGCAGAACCAACCGATCTTGCGCTTCTACGGTTGGAAGAGGCCATCACTCTCCCTGGGCAAGCACCAACAGGAGATTCCAGACCTTTGGCTAAGCCTGGCAAGAACAGGGCAGCTGGATCTTCTACGACGCCCCAGTGGTGGCGGCGCCGTGCTCCACGCCGGTGGGCTGACCTACGCACTGGTGTGGCCTGAAGCGCCTCGACGGAAGCGGGAGGCTTATCTGCAGGTGAACCGATGGATCACTGCAGGCTTTGCACAACTGGGCGTGAGTCTCCATCCTGGCGACTCCCCTGCAGAAGCCGGCGGCATCAATTGCTTTGCCCATTCAACAACTGCCGACCTTGTGGATAAGCATGGAACCAAACGCATTGGCAGTGCCCAGTTCTGGCAGCACGGTCATCTTCTTCAGCACGGCGAAATTCCTCTGATTCCACCAGCGGGTCTCTGGCAGGCCGTGTTCGGAGCCGACCCACCGCAATGGCTGCCAGCAGTTCCCGACGTTTCAGCAGTCGAAACAACGCTGATCTCCAGTTTCGGATTAGGGCTGTCGACTGAAGATTGGACTGATCAGCCACTCAGTGTCGAGGAATGCACCTTGATGCATCAAGGGGCCCAGCATTATCGACTCGACCCATCGGAGCTTTGA
- a CDS encoding sulfite exporter TauE/SafE family protein: MTLTDVLLAVPLGLLAGALAGLLGIGGGLIFAPLLLWMGLSPHQALATSTFAIVPTAIGGSYTHWRARTLELNPGLAIGLSAFATALVFSRLGRLAAGWQLLTLQALLYFLLALTIRAESGDQGPESDQPLPLRGLTAVGAVAGLAGGMLGLGGGLLMVPLMVNGLSVPIRQAIRLSTLAVACSASAASLQFLHEGRGQWMLGLVLGAVAAFAAQWTAARLDRVNTGTLAWLLKLLSLLLAVDSGRRAVQLALQWG, translated from the coding sequence ATGACATTGACGGATGTGCTGCTGGCCGTGCCATTAGGGCTCCTGGCAGGAGCTCTGGCCGGTCTGCTGGGAATCGGTGGTGGTCTGATCTTCGCGCCTCTTCTGCTTTGGATGGGCCTCAGCCCCCACCAAGCTCTTGCAACAAGCACCTTTGCCATCGTGCCCACGGCGATCGGCGGCAGTTACACCCACTGGCGCGCGCGCACGCTTGAGCTCAATCCTGGCCTGGCCATTGGTTTGTCGGCCTTTGCCACCGCCTTGGTGTTCAGCCGTCTTGGTCGACTCGCCGCAGGCTGGCAGTTGCTGACCCTTCAGGCACTGCTTTATTTCCTGCTAGCGCTCACGATTCGTGCTGAGAGTGGTGATCAAGGTCCTGAATCTGATCAGCCTCTGCCATTAAGAGGTCTCACGGCCGTTGGAGCTGTTGCTGGACTGGCGGGGGGGATGCTCGGTCTTGGCGGTGGGCTTCTGATGGTTCCGTTGATGGTGAACGGCCTGTCGGTGCCAATTCGGCAGGCGATTCGTCTCAGCACCCTGGCTGTGGCCTGCTCGGCCAGTGCCGCCTCATTGCAATTTCTCCACGAAGGACGTGGTCAGTGGATGCTGGGTCTCGTGCTCGGAGCCGTTGCCGCGTTCGCCGCTCAGTGGACGGCGGCACGGTTGGATCGGGTGAATACCGGAACCCTTGCTTGGCTGCTCAAACTGCTTTCGCTTTTGCTGGCGGTTGATAGCGGCAGAAGGGCTGTTCAGCTGGCATTGCAGTGGGGGTGA
- a CDS encoding CRR6 family NdhI maturation factor has protein sequence MEALSPDCLVTIDAKAIRTLNLQALAVWMERPLQTLLEGGAVLELRYEWPREVDDPRELSECPEPRLWALRADARYPWLPLLLDRSGGSLAQHVAMLVPHNFSSSEGIRFDPQALELWITHRLMLLNQLGSSSDLSGGQRGNLSLMAASLGFELDGGFWELLDQSP, from the coding sequence ATGGAAGCCTTGAGTCCTGATTGCCTGGTGACCATCGACGCAAAAGCGATCAGGACACTGAATCTGCAGGCTCTTGCAGTCTGGATGGAACGCCCTCTTCAGACCCTGCTCGAGGGCGGTGCTGTCCTGGAACTGCGCTACGAGTGGCCCCGTGAAGTTGATGACCCAAGAGAACTGAGCGAATGTCCCGAGCCTCGGCTTTGGGCCCTACGTGCAGATGCTCGCTACCCCTGGCTGCCTCTGTTGCTAGATCGCAGCGGCGGAAGCCTGGCTCAACATGTGGCGATGCTGGTTCCCCACAATTTCAGCTCCAGTGAGGGCATTCGCTTCGACCCCCAGGCCCTCGAGTTGTGGATCACCCATCGTCTGATGCTGCTGAACCAGCTGGGCAGCTCCTCGGACCTTTCCGGTGGTCAGCGCGGCAACCTCAGCCTGATGGCCGCCAGTCTTGGCTTCGAGCTGGATGGTGGTTTCTGGGAGCTGCTCGATCAATCACCATGA
- the psaM gene encoding photosystem I reaction center subunit XII yields the protein MVSTLTQAEIFIALVVAAHAGILAIRLCVSLYRA from the coding sequence ATGGTCAGCACCCTTACCCAGGCCGAAATCTTCATCGCTCTCGTGGTGGCTGCTCACGCCGGTATCCTCGCGATCCGCCTTTGCGTGAGTCTCTACCGCGCCTGA
- a CDS encoding protochlorophyllide reductase — MPVPGTVLITGTTSGVGLNATRALVQQGWTVITANRSPQRAAAAADELDLPTERLRHVLMDLGDLDSIRQAVEGLPDQIDALVCNAAVYKPKLKQPERSPQGYEISMATNHFGHFLLIQLLMQRLRASTHPSRRVVILGTVTANSKELGGKIPIPAPADLGDLSGFEAGFKDPVSMASGKRFKPGKAYKDSKLCNMITTQELHRRFHSETGISFTSLYPGCVADTPLFRNTPRAFRKIFPWFQKNITGGYVSQPLAGERVALVVADPDFAESGVHWSWGNRQKKNGQQFSQDLSDKVTDSQTASRVWELSMGLVGLSART, encoded by the coding sequence ATGCCCGTTCCAGGCACTGTTCTGATCACCGGAACCACATCCGGGGTCGGCCTGAATGCCACACGTGCTCTCGTGCAACAGGGCTGGACTGTGATCACTGCAAACCGTTCTCCTCAGCGTGCCGCCGCCGCCGCCGATGAGCTGGACCTGCCCACTGAGCGGTTGAGGCACGTGCTGATGGATCTCGGTGATCTGGACAGTATTCGCCAGGCGGTGGAGGGACTGCCTGACCAGATCGATGCCTTGGTCTGCAACGCTGCCGTCTACAAACCGAAGCTGAAACAGCCAGAACGTTCACCTCAGGGTTATGAGATCTCGATGGCCACCAATCACTTCGGCCATTTCCTGCTGATTCAGTTGCTGATGCAGCGTCTCAGGGCCTCCACGCACCCCTCTCGCCGCGTGGTGATACTTGGCACAGTTACTGCGAATTCCAAGGAGCTTGGAGGCAAAATTCCGATTCCTGCTCCTGCCGATCTCGGTGATCTCTCCGGTTTCGAGGCTGGTTTCAAAGATCCAGTTTCGATGGCCAGCGGCAAGCGTTTCAAGCCCGGGAAGGCCTACAAGGACAGCAAGCTCTGCAACATGATCACCACGCAGGAACTCCATCGTCGTTTTCACAGCGAAACGGGCATCAGCTTCACGTCGCTTTATCCAGGGTGCGTGGCTGATACGCCGCTTTTCCGCAATACCCCAAGGGCTTTCAGAAAAATCTTCCCTTGGTTTCAGAAGAACATCACCGGTGGCTATGTCTCCCAGCCGCTAGCAGGTGAGCGTGTTGCCCTAGTGGTTGCTGATCCGGATTTTGCCGAATCCGGGGTACATTGGAGCTGGGGCAACCGTCAGAAGAAAAACGGTCAGCAGTTCAGCCAGGACTTGTCCGACAAGGTCACCGACTCCCAGACCGCCAGCAGGGTCTGGGAGCTGTCGATGGGTTTAGTCGGGCTGAGCGCCAGAACCTAA
- the bchL gene encoding ferredoxin:protochlorophyllide reductase (ATP-dependent) iron-sulfur ATP-binding protein codes for MTTTLTRPADGEGSVQVLQDPSLNIQEETLVIAVYGKGGIGKSTTSSNLSAAFSKLGKRVLQIGCDPKHDSTFTLTHKMVPTVIDILEEVDFHSEELRPEDFVFTGFNGVQCVESGGPPAGTGCGGYVTGQTVKLLKEHHLLEDTDVVIFDVLGDVVCGGFAAPLQHANYCLIVTANDFDSIFAMNRIVQAIQAKAKNYKVRLGGVVANRSADTDQIDKFNERTGLRTMAHFKDVDAIRRSRLKKCTIFEMDDDDEAVQACRQEYLNLAQNMLDKVEPLEAVSLKDREIFDLLGFD; via the coding sequence ATGACCACGACCCTGACGCGACCAGCTGACGGAGAAGGCAGTGTGCAGGTCCTTCAGGACCCGTCGCTGAACATTCAGGAAGAGACCCTGGTCATTGCCGTCTACGGCAAAGGCGGGATCGGCAAATCCACCACATCCTCGAATCTTTCAGCCGCCTTCTCGAAGCTGGGCAAGCGGGTGCTCCAGATTGGCTGCGACCCGAAACACGACAGCACCTTCACGCTGACACACAAGATGGTTCCGACTGTGATTGACATCCTTGAGGAGGTTGACTTTCACAGCGAAGAGCTCCGACCCGAGGATTTCGTGTTCACGGGCTTCAACGGCGTGCAATGCGTTGAGAGCGGTGGTCCACCGGCCGGCACTGGCTGCGGAGGCTACGTGACAGGCCAGACAGTGAAGCTCCTCAAGGAGCATCATCTGCTGGAAGACACCGATGTGGTGATTTTCGATGTGCTCGGGGATGTGGTTTGCGGAGGATTTGCTGCACCGCTGCAGCATGCGAACTATTGCCTAATCGTGACCGCCAATGATTTCGACTCGATCTTTGCAATGAACCGGATCGTCCAGGCGATCCAGGCCAAGGCCAAAAACTACAAGGTGCGTCTCGGGGGGGTTGTGGCCAACCGATCGGCAGACACCGATCAGATCGATAAGTTCAATGAGCGCACGGGGCTGCGCACCATGGCTCACTTCAAAGATGTGGATGCCATTCGCCGCTCTCGCCTGAAGAAGTGCACCATCTTTGAGATGGACGACGATGACGAGGCCGTACAAGCCTGTCGTCAGGAATATCTCAACCTTGCACAGAACATGCTCGACAAGGTCGAACCCCTCGAAGCCGTCTCATTGAAGGATCGCGAAATCTTCGACCTGCTGGGATTTGACTGA
- a CDS encoding ferredoxin:protochlorophyllide reductase (ATP-dependent) subunit B, with the protein MQLTLWTYEGPPHVGAMRIAASMRGVHYVLHAPQGDTYADLLFTMIERRGQRPPVTYTTFQARDLGGDTAELVKRTVREAAERFRPDALLVGESCTAELIQDQPGALAQGMGLSMPVVTLELPAYSKKENWGAAETLYQLVRNLLKPQAPDQPQHDPKAWMAVGRRPRVNLIGPSLLGFRCRDDVLEIQRLLTVHGIDVGVVAPLGAEVSDIQRIPQADLNVCLYPEIAESSCSWLERSFGMPFTRKVPIGVGATHDFLVELHTLLGMDPPTAEEGYRCSRLPWYSESVDSTYLTGKRVFIFGDGSHALAAARICSEELGFKVVGLGTYSREMARSVRAAAKELGLDALISDDYLEVEAAMADAAPELVLGTQMERHSAKRLGIPCAVISTPMHVQDVPARNSPQMGWEGANVIFDAWVHPLMMGLEEHLIGMFRHDFEFVDGHQSHLGHRGGTDQSTEADRQSTVVVSAEEQGPVWTADGEAELKKIPFFVRGKVRRNTETYARQEGRKEISSETLYDAKAHYKA; encoded by the coding sequence ATGCAACTGACGCTCTGGACGTACGAAGGACCACCGCATGTGGGGGCCATGCGCATCGCCGCCTCGATGCGCGGCGTGCACTACGTGCTGCATGCGCCCCAAGGTGACACCTATGCCGACCTTCTGTTCACGATGATCGAACGGCGCGGGCAGCGCCCACCGGTGACTTACACCACCTTTCAGGCACGCGACTTGGGCGGCGACACAGCCGAACTGGTGAAACGCACAGTGCGTGAAGCGGCAGAACGTTTTCGTCCGGATGCACTGCTGGTGGGCGAAAGCTGCACCGCTGAACTGATTCAGGATCAACCGGGCGCCCTGGCCCAGGGCATGGGACTGAGCATGCCTGTTGTGACCCTGGAACTGCCCGCATACAGCAAAAAGGAGAACTGGGGAGCAGCGGAAACGCTTTACCAACTTGTGCGCAATCTGCTGAAGCCCCAGGCACCTGATCAGCCGCAGCATGATCCCAAGGCCTGGATGGCCGTCGGCCGACGACCTCGGGTCAATCTGATCGGCCCGTCCCTGCTGGGATTTCGATGTCGTGATGACGTGCTCGAAATCCAGAGACTGCTCACCGTGCATGGCATCGATGTCGGGGTGGTGGCACCGCTGGGAGCGGAGGTCAGTGATATCCAGCGAATCCCGCAGGCAGATCTGAATGTTTGCCTCTATCCGGAGATCGCCGAATCGAGCTGCAGCTGGCTTGAGCGGAGCTTCGGAATGCCCTTCACACGCAAGGTTCCAATCGGCGTCGGTGCCACCCACGACTTCCTGGTGGAGTTGCACACACTGCTGGGCATGGATCCCCCCACAGCGGAGGAAGGCTATCGCTGTTCAAGGCTTCCCTGGTATTCGGAATCCGTGGATTCCACCTACCTCACAGGTAAGCGGGTGTTCATTTTTGGCGACGGCAGCCACGCCCTAGCTGCAGCACGCATCTGCAGTGAGGAGCTCGGATTCAAAGTGGTCGGCCTTGGCACCTACAGCCGTGAGATGGCGCGATCGGTCCGTGCGGCCGCCAAGGAGCTCGGCCTTGATGCACTGATCAGCGATGACTATCTCGAGGTGGAGGCGGCCATGGCCGACGCAGCCCCCGAACTGGTGCTTGGAACCCAAATGGAGCGGCACAGCGCCAAGCGCCTAGGAATCCCCTGCGCCGTGATCAGCACACCAATGCACGTGCAGGACGTTCCTGCTCGCAACAGCCCTCAGATGGGATGGGAAGGCGCCAATGTGATTTTCGACGCCTGGGTGCATCCGCTGATGATGGGGCTTGAAGAACATCTGATCGGCATGTTCCGCCATGACTTTGAGTTCGTGGACGGACATCAGAGCCACCTAGGTCATCGCGGCGGGACGGATCAATCCACCGAAGCAGACAGACAATCAACCGTGGTCGTTAGCGCTGAGGAGCAAGGCCCGGTGTGGACTGCCGACGGCGAGGCAGAACTGAAAAAAATCCCCTTCTTTGTGCGTGGCAAGGTGCGCAGAAACACCGAAACCTATGCGCGCCAGGAGGGCCGCAAAGAGATCAGCAGCGAAACTCTCTATGACGCAAAAGCCCACTACAAGGCATGA
- a CDS encoding ferredoxin:protochlorophyllide reductase (ATP-dependent) subunit N has product MGANLRKESGPREVFCGLTSIVWLHRRMPDAFFLVVGSRTCAHLIQSAAGVMIFAEPRFGTAILNERDLAGLADAHDELDRVARELLARRPEIRTLFLVGSCPSEVIKLDLARASERLNEELQGRVRVVNYSGSGIETTFTEGEDGALSALVPFLPSTDKRQLLLAGTLADAVEDRLVHLFARLGIETVCSLPPRQSTELPGVGPGTTVLLTQPFLSNTARLLKQRGAKVLSSPFPLGAEGSRRWMETACRDFNLPGDRVAAVLDPLEERARMALEPHRAELAGRRIVLLPESQLEIPLARFLQRECGMELVEVGTPYLNREQMAPELELLPEGTNVTEGQHVEQQLDRVRDQHPDLVVCGMGLANPLEAEGITTKWSIELVFSPIHGIDQAGDLAELFSRPLRRRQLIHPALHPQTSNPSIHA; this is encoded by the coding sequence ATGGGCGCCAATCTGCGTAAGGAATCTGGACCCCGGGAGGTGTTCTGTGGCCTGACATCGATCGTTTGGCTGCATCGACGCATGCCCGATGCGTTTTTTCTTGTGGTGGGATCGCGCACCTGCGCCCATCTCATCCAGAGCGCAGCGGGCGTGATGATCTTTGCGGAGCCCAGATTCGGCACGGCGATCCTCAACGAACGCGACCTGGCAGGCCTTGCTGATGCCCACGACGAACTGGACCGTGTGGCCCGTGAGTTGCTGGCACGCCGCCCCGAGATCCGCACACTCTTCCTCGTGGGGTCGTGCCCGAGCGAGGTGATCAAGCTTGATCTTGCCCGCGCTTCCGAACGCCTCAACGAGGAATTACAGGGCAGGGTTCGTGTGGTGAACTACTCCGGAAGCGGAATCGAAACCACATTCACAGAGGGAGAGGACGGCGCCCTGTCAGCCCTGGTGCCCTTTTTACCGAGCACCGACAAGCGCCAGCTTCTGCTTGCGGGAACTCTTGCTGATGCGGTTGAGGACCGCCTGGTTCACCTCTTCGCCCGTCTAGGAATTGAGACTGTGTGCAGTCTGCCGCCAAGACAGTCAACGGAATTGCCGGGTGTGGGGCCAGGCACCACCGTGCTGCTCACCCAGCCCTTTCTGAGCAACACCGCACGCTTGCTGAAGCAACGTGGCGCCAAGGTGCTGAGTTCACCGTTTCCGCTCGGGGCGGAGGGCAGCCGACGCTGGATGGAGACAGCCTGCAGGGATTTCAACCTGCCTGGAGATCGAGTTGCTGCAGTGCTGGACCCCCTGGAAGAGAGAGCGCGCATGGCGCTTGAGCCCCACAGGGCGGAACTGGCTGGAAGACGCATCGTGCTGCTGCCGGAATCGCAGCTTGAAATCCCCCTTGCACGCTTCCTACAGCGCGAGTGCGGCATGGAACTGGTGGAAGTTGGCACCCCTTATCTGAACCGCGAACAGATGGCGCCGGAACTCGAACTGCTGCCGGAGGGCACCAACGTGACGGAGGGTCAGCACGTTGAGCAGCAGCTGGACCGTGTTCGCGACCAGCATCCGGATCTTGTGGTGTGCGGGATGGGACTGGCCAACCCCTTGGAAGCGGAAGGCATCACCACCAAGTGGTCGATCGAACTCGTGTTCAGCCCCATCCACGGCATCGATCAAGCCGGAGATCTGGCTGAATTGTTCTCACGTCCGCTGCGCAGAAGACAACTCATTCATCCCGCACTGCATCCACAGACCTCGAATCCTTCCATCCACGCCTGA
- a CDS encoding BMC domain-containing protein gives MNRFAGIDARERRVGGSALVTGTEVNSSASGASCVVTTDSESIRLKRRNSHVQSIELRTHVFIDSLQPQLAAYMGSVSQGFLPIPGDACLWMEVSPGMAVHRVTDIALKASNVRLGQMVVERAFGSMALYHRDQSTVLHSGDVVLEAIGSSVDQRNPAEVSWTEVIRAITPDHAVLINRQNRRGSMIEAGMSMFILETEPAGYVLIAANEAEKASNITLVDVKAVGAFGRLTLAGREGDVEEAAAAAMRAIEIVNRSSAVR, from the coding sequence ATGAATCGTTTTGCCGGCATCGACGCCAGGGAGCGGCGGGTTGGCGGAAGCGCTCTCGTCACCGGTACGGAGGTGAATTCCTCCGCGTCTGGTGCAAGCTGCGTGGTCACCACCGATTCCGAATCCATCCGGCTGAAGCGACGCAATAGCCATGTGCAGTCGATCGAGCTGCGCACGCACGTGTTCATTGATTCTCTGCAGCCACAGCTTGCGGCTTACATGGGTTCGGTGAGTCAGGGATTCTTGCCAATACCCGGTGACGCCTGCCTTTGGATGGAGGTTTCGCCTGGTATGGCGGTTCACCGAGTGACCGATATTGCCCTGAAGGCGAGCAATGTGCGCCTGGGCCAGATGGTAGTGGAGAGGGCCTTCGGCTCCATGGCTCTGTATCACAGGGATCAGAGCACGGTGCTTCACTCCGGGGATGTGGTCCTCGAGGCCATTGGTAGTTCTGTTGATCAGCGAAATCCCGCCGAAGTGAGTTGGACAGAAGTGATTAGGGCTATCACTCCTGATCATGCCGTGCTGATCAATCGTCAGAATCGACGTGGCTCGATGATCGAGGCGGGGATGAGCATGTTCATCCTGGAGACTGAACCCGCCGGCTACGTGCTGATCGCCGCGAATGAAGCGGAAAAGGCCTCTAATATCACTCTTGTGGACGTCAAAGCAGTCGGAGCTTTCGGTCGTCTGACTCTCGCGGGACGCGAAGGCGATGTTGAGGAGGCCGCAGCCGCGGCAATGCGCGCGATTGAAATCGTGAATCGCAGTTCTGCAGTGCGCTGA
- a CDS encoding non-canonical purine NTP pyrophosphatase yields MRTLIIASGNPHKVAEIEAMLGPIDVPVQRQPSDLDVEETGSTYAENARLKASAAAARTGCWALADDSGLEVDALDGAPGLFTARLASSNEDKLAKLIHAMEDVPYRSARFRSAMVLCSPDGLCDEQAEGICWGELLCQPAYPGGGIESLFWVREAGCSYGELNTSQLSKLGSRGKAARALAPGLRRKLGLD; encoded by the coding sequence TTGCGCACGCTGATCATTGCCAGCGGCAATCCCCATAAGGTTGCTGAGATCGAAGCGATGCTCGGCCCCATTGATGTGCCAGTGCAACGACAGCCATCCGATCTGGATGTTGAGGAAACTGGCAGTACATACGCCGAGAATGCGCGCCTGAAAGCCAGCGCTGCGGCAGCAAGAACTGGCTGTTGGGCTCTGGCTGATGATTCTGGGCTAGAAGTGGATGCCCTAGATGGAGCTCCGGGACTCTTCACGGCACGACTCGCCTCAAGTAATGAGGACAAGCTCGCGAAGCTTATTCATGCCATGGAGGACGTGCCCTATCGAAGTGCCCGCTTTCGGAGCGCCATGGTGCTCTGTTCACCCGATGGGCTTTGCGATGAGCAGGCGGAAGGAATCTGTTGGGGTGAGCTTCTCTGTCAACCGGCCTATCCAGGAGGCGGCATTGAATCCTTGTTCTGGGTACGTGAGGCCGGCTGCAGTTATGGAGAACTGAACACTTCCCAACTCTCCAAACTTGGGAGCCGAGGCAAAGCCGCCCGCGCTCTGGCACCCGGTCTGCGCAGAAAACTGGGACTGGACTAA
- a CDS encoding BMC domain-containing protein, whose product MANETMGIALGMIETRGLVPAIEAADAMTKAAEVRLIGREFVGGGYVTVLVRGETGAVNAAVRAGADACERVGDGLVAAHIIARPHREVEPALGNGNFLGQKD is encoded by the coding sequence ATGGCAAACGAAACCATGGGCATCGCTCTCGGCATGATCGAGACACGCGGCCTCGTTCCTGCGATCGAAGCGGCTGACGCCATGACCAAGGCTGCCGAAGTGCGCCTGATCGGTCGTGAATTCGTCGGTGGCGGTTATGTCACCGTTCTGGTGCGCGGCGAAACCGGTGCTGTGAACGCTGCAGTGCGTGCTGGCGCCGATGCCTGTGAGCGCGTTGGCGACGGCCTCGTTGCTGCTCACATCATTGCCCGCCCCCACCGCGAAGTGGAGCCTGCACTGGGCAACGGCAACTTCCTTGGTCAGAAGGACTGA
- a CDS encoding form I ribulose bisphosphate carboxylase large subunit, producing MSKKYDAGVKEYRDTYWTPDYVPLDTDLLACFKCTGQEGVPKEEVAAAVAAESSTGTWSTVWSELLTDLDFYKGRCYRIEDVPGDKESFYAFIAYPLDLFEEGSITNVLTSLVGNVFGFKALRHLRLEDLRFPIAFIKTCYGPPNGICVERDRMNKYGRPLLGCTIKPKLGLSGKNYGRVVYECLRGGLDFTKDDENINSQPFQRWQNRFEFVADAIKLSEQETGERKGHYLNVTANTPEEMYERAEFAKELGMPIIMHDFITGGFTANTGLSKWCRKNGMLLHIHRAMHAVIDRHPKHGIHFRVLAKCLRLSGGDQLHTGTVVGKLEGDRQTTLGYIDQLRESFVPEDRSRGNFFDQDWGSMPGVFAVASGGIHVWHMPALVAIFGDDSVLQFGGGTHGHPWGSAAGAAANRVALEACVKARNAGREIEKESRDILMEAGKHSPELAIALETWKEIKFEFDTVDKLDVQN from the coding sequence ATGAGCAAGAAGTACGACGCCGGGGTAAAGGAGTACAGAGACACTTACTGGACTCCTGATTACGTCCCCCTAGACACTGACCTGCTGGCCTGCTTCAAGTGCACCGGCCAGGAAGGTGTGCCCAAGGAAGAGGTTGCCGCTGCTGTGGCTGCGGAATCCTCTACAGGCACCTGGTCCACCGTGTGGTCCGAGCTCCTCACCGATCTCGATTTCTACAAGGGCCGCTGCTACCGCATCGAAGATGTCCCTGGAGACAAGGAGTCTTTCTATGCCTTCATCGCTTACCCGCTCGATCTGTTCGAAGAGGGTTCTATCACCAATGTTCTGACCTCACTGGTCGGTAACGTTTTCGGTTTCAAGGCTCTGCGGCACCTACGTCTTGAAGATCTGCGGTTCCCGATTGCTTTCATCAAGACCTGCTACGGCCCCCCGAACGGCATCTGCGTCGAGCGCGACCGGATGAACAAGTACGGCCGTCCTCTGCTGGGTTGCACCATCAAGCCGAAACTCGGGCTGAGCGGTAAAAACTACGGCCGTGTGGTCTATGAGTGCCTGCGTGGCGGTCTGGACTTCACCAAAGATGACGAGAACATCAACTCCCAGCCTTTCCAGCGTTGGCAGAACCGTTTCGAGTTCGTCGCCGATGCCATCAAGCTGTCTGAGCAGGAGACCGGCGAGCGCAAGGGTCACTACCTCAACGTGACCGCCAACACTCCCGAGGAGATGTACGAGCGCGCTGAGTTCGCCAAAGAACTCGGCATGCCGATCATCATGCACGACTTCATCACCGGTGGCTTCACCGCCAACACCGGACTGTCGAAGTGGTGCCGCAAAAACGGCATGTTGCTGCACATTCACCGTGCAATGCACGCGGTGATCGACCGTCATCCCAAGCACGGCATCCACTTCCGCGTTCTCGCCAAGTGTTTACGACTCTCCGGTGGTGACCAGCTTCACACCGGCACCGTGGTCGGCAAGCTCGAAGGTGATCGTCAGACCACCCTCGGATACATCGACCAGCTGCGCGAATCATTCGTGCCTGAAGACCGCAGCCGCGGCAACTTCTTCGATCAGGACTGGGGTTCCATGCCTGGCGTGTTTGCAGTTGCTTCCGGCGGTATCCACGTGTGGCACATGCCTGCACTGGTGGCGATCTTCGGTGACGACTCCGTTCTGCAGTTCGGTGGTGGTACCCACGGTCACCCCTGGGGCTCCGCTGCAGGTGCTGCTGCCAACCGTGTGGCCCTCGAGGCCTGCGTTAAGGCACGCAATGCCGGTCGCGAGATCGAGAAAGAAAGCCGCGACATCCTTATGGAAGCCGGCAAGCACAGCCCTGAGCTGGCGATCGCTCTCGAGACATGGAAGGAGATCAAGTTCGAGTTCGACACCGTCGACAAGCTTGACGTTCAGAACTGA
- a CDS encoding ribulose bisphosphate carboxylase small subunit codes for MPFQSTVGDYKTVATLETFGFLPPMTQDEIYDQIAYIIAQGWSPLIEHVHPSNSMATYWSYWKLPFFGEKDLNVVVNELEGCHRAYPDHHVRIVGYDAYTQSQGACFVVFEGR; via the coding sequence ATGCCTTTCCAGAGCACCGTGGGTGACTACAAAACAGTCGCCACCCTGGAGACCTTCGGCTTTCTTCCGCCGATGACCCAGGACGAGATCTACGACCAGATCGCCTACATCATTGCCCAGGGTTGGAGCCCGCTCATCGAGCACGTCCACCCCAGCAACTCCATGGCCACCTATTGGTCTTATTGGAAGCTGCCCTTCTTTGGTGAGAAGGACCTCAATGTTGTTGTGAATGAGCTCGAGGGTTGCCATCGCGCCTACCCCGACCATCACGTGCGCATCGTCGGTTACGACGCCTACACCCAGAGCCAGGGTGCTTGCTTTGTGGTGTTCGAAGGACGCTAA